One window of the Aquipuribacter hungaricus genome contains the following:
- a CDS encoding UbiA family prenyltransferase has product MADLVELVRAPAALTVPGDVLAGGSSAGWPAGRRTWLLPVASTALYWGGMALNDFSDRAVDAVERPERPVPSGRVSAGRALAVAGGLTAAGLAVA; this is encoded by the coding sequence ATGGCCGACCTGGTCGAGCTGGTGCGCGCACCGGCCGCCCTGACGGTCCCCGGCGACGTCCTCGCCGGGGGCAGCAGCGCCGGCTGGCCCGCGGGCCGGCGGACGTGGCTGCTGCCCGTCGCGTCCACCGCCCTGTACTGGGGCGGGATGGCGCTCAACGACTTCTCCGACCGCGCGGTCGACGCGGTCGAGCGGCCCGAGCGGCCCGTGCCGTCCGGCCGGGTCAGCGCCGGGCGGGCCCTCGCGGTCGCCGGCGGCCTCACTGCGGCCGGCCTCGCCGTCGC
- a CDS encoding inositol-3-phosphate synthase, with protein MSGSVPTAAGARTGVWFLGARGSVATTAAVGALALADDLVAPTGLVTSLPGLADAGLPGVGDLVLGGHDVTATPLAKRAEQLADGGVFPRALVRAVTPGLEQVDGRLRQVVAHSGESQRGCAARIEADLHAFREDNGLDRVVVVDLLPTRPLPAPHPGLDDLDALEVALDGPDEVLPASSLYSYAAFRAGCPVVEFTPGPGPRLPALQQLAEQQGLPWAGSDGKTGETLVKAALAPMFAARALRVTSWAAMNILGGGDGAALADPGAMANKAQSKGRVLPEILGYDPEAPVVIQNVADMGDWKTAWDNIAFEGFLGTRMTMQFTWQGCDSTLAAPLVLDLARLLAAAHAAGRTGPQPALGFFFKDPVGTGDHRVSAQLDALLEWAGGLR; from the coding sequence GTGAGCGGGAGCGTCCCCACGGCCGCCGGCGCACGGACCGGGGTGTGGTTCCTCGGCGCCCGCGGGTCCGTCGCCACCACGGCGGCCGTGGGGGCGCTCGCCCTCGCCGACGACCTGGTCGCACCGACCGGGCTCGTCACCTCCCTCCCCGGGCTGGCCGACGCCGGCCTGCCCGGGGTGGGGGACCTCGTCCTCGGCGGCCACGACGTCACCGCGACGCCGCTGGCCAAGCGGGCCGAGCAGCTCGCTGACGGCGGGGTCTTCCCGCGGGCCCTGGTCCGTGCGGTCACCCCCGGCCTGGAGCAGGTCGACGGCCGGCTCCGGCAGGTCGTCGCCCACTCCGGGGAGTCCCAGCGCGGCTGCGCCGCCCGCATCGAGGCCGACCTCCACGCCTTCCGCGAGGACAACGGCCTGGACCGGGTCGTCGTGGTCGACCTGCTGCCCACGCGGCCGCTCCCCGCGCCGCACCCGGGCCTGGACGACCTCGACGCGCTCGAGGTCGCGCTCGACGGGCCGGACGAGGTCCTGCCCGCCAGCTCGCTGTACTCCTACGCCGCCTTCCGCGCCGGCTGCCCGGTCGTGGAGTTCACGCCCGGGCCGGGCCCGCGGCTGCCCGCCCTGCAGCAGCTCGCCGAGCAGCAGGGCCTGCCCTGGGCCGGCAGCGACGGCAAGACCGGCGAGACCCTGGTCAAGGCCGCGCTCGCCCCGATGTTCGCCGCCCGCGCCCTGCGGGTGACCTCGTGGGCCGCCATGAACATCCTCGGCGGCGGCGACGGGGCGGCGCTCGCCGACCCCGGCGCCATGGCCAACAAGGCCCAGAGCAAGGGCCGCGTCCTGCCGGAGATCCTCGGCTACGACCCCGAGGCCCCGGTCGTCATCCAGAACGTCGCCGACATGGGCGACTGGAAGACCGCGTGGGACAACATCGCGTTCGAGGGCTTCCTCGGCACACGGATGACCATGCAGTTCACGTGGCAGGGCTGCGACTCCACCCTCGCGGCACCGCTCGTCCTCGACCTCGCCCGCCTCCTGGCCGCCGCCCACGCGGCCGGCCGCACCGGGCCGCAGCCGGCGCTCGGCTTCTTCTTCAAGGACCCGGTCGGCACCGGCGATCACCGGGTCAGCGCGCAGCTGGACGCCCTGCTGGAGTGGGCGGGCGGGCTGCGGTGA